One window of the Oligoflexus sp. genome contains the following:
- a CDS encoding DUF3015 family protein: MRFSAAFLGLFLLAMGGSASAADGSSGCGPGWYILKQNTMLSSVGRAITNGFLFPITTLGMTFGTSNCAKHSLVEEHKRSLHFATRSYDILRQDMARGQGRHLDAYLATFGCNGLARQNLAGQMQAAFEHELYLTIQPEALVESTAVMIQASPALQSSCS, from the coding sequence ATGCGCTTTTCAGCAGCTTTCTTGGGCCTGTTTTTACTGGCGATGGGTGGATCGGCGAGTGCGGCCGACGGCAGCAGCGGCTGCGGACCGGGCTGGTACATCCTGAAACAAAACACCATGCTGTCCTCGGTGGGCCGGGCGATCACCAACGGTTTTCTCTTCCCCATCACAACGCTCGGGATGACCTTTGGAACATCCAACTGCGCCAAGCACTCGCTGGTGGAGGAGCATAAGCGCAGTCTGCACTTTGCCACCCGCAGCTACGATATCCTGCGCCAGGACATGGCCCGCGGTCAGGGTCGTCACCTGGATGCCTACCTTGCAACCTTCGGCTGCAATGGGCTTGCCAGGCAAAATCTTGCCGGTCAGATGCAGGCTGCGTTTGAACATGAACTTTATCTGACGATCCAGCCTGAGGCCCTTGTGGAATCCACCGCCGTCATGATCCAGGCTTCGCCTGCGCTGCAGTCGTCCTGCTCCTGA
- a CDS encoding DUF4105 domain-containing protein, giving the protein MLRAAETSNASAVACRFPARVLLYERFLQKSWPASLCPDYVEWKERLEFHSISLVYSTAYAGNPASILGHNILKFNRFDPADADDPESGLPLLDYGLGFLARNDPTDGGVSYVLNGLFGGYPGFFTLQPYYELVNTYAYAENRDLWEVELSMAPTERELFLAHVWELIHQASAPYYFTHVNCSTMLLEVLEAVRPDWNFRERIQGLVLPQAVMQTVAAVVGHGHESFWPSQKRIFQKHWQHLKKEQQEKFLDWRAQAHTVAALDDPLLLDTMLHQLNLRKAGYEADEQKALRAQEDQILLARARLPGSTLALPDRSQAGNNPLAAHGLHKLSVLGGREEQGALFSMRLRWGLHDLLDAPQGFNPYYHINFFDLSLWQRSDEKAPDYRLNIVELMSLQPFERVDPAGSWAVICGVHCEEEGPRPHCQGAYGIAGELMANRSLFYFLPGTNLTITSFTAEIRAGWYHAWTDHWRQLIELVPKKTLERDSRLRWDWSWEQRVSLNRSWQVEWRLAREERLQTLLGLGQFF; this is encoded by the coding sequence TTGCTTCGTGCTGCGGAAACCTCGAACGCATCCGCAGTCGCCTGCCGTTTTCCGGCGCGGGTTCTTCTCTATGAAAGATTCCTGCAAAAATCCTGGCCCGCTTCCCTGTGTCCCGACTATGTGGAATGGAAGGAACGCCTTGAGTTTCATTCGATCAGCCTTGTCTATTCCACAGCCTACGCAGGAAACCCGGCTTCGATCCTTGGGCATAATATCCTGAAGTTCAATCGCTTCGATCCAGCGGACGCAGATGATCCCGAGTCCGGCCTCCCGCTTTTGGATTATGGCCTGGGTTTTCTGGCCCGAAATGATCCGACGGATGGTGGCGTTTCCTATGTGCTCAATGGGCTCTTTGGGGGCTATCCTGGTTTTTTCACGCTCCAGCCTTACTATGAGCTGGTGAACACATACGCCTATGCCGAGAATCGCGATCTTTGGGAAGTGGAGCTGTCCATGGCCCCGACTGAGCGCGAACTTTTTCTGGCTCATGTGTGGGAACTCATTCATCAGGCGTCAGCGCCTTATTATTTCACGCATGTGAACTGCTCGACCATGCTGCTGGAAGTTTTGGAAGCGGTGCGGCCGGATTGGAATTTTCGTGAGCGCATCCAAGGCCTCGTTCTGCCCCAGGCCGTGATGCAGACTGTGGCCGCGGTGGTGGGGCATGGTCATGAAAGTTTCTGGCCTTCCCAGAAAAGAATATTTCAGAAACATTGGCAGCATCTGAAAAAAGAGCAGCAGGAAAAGTTTTTGGACTGGCGCGCGCAGGCGCATACGGTGGCGGCTCTTGATGATCCTTTGCTCCTTGATACCATGCTGCATCAGCTGAACCTGCGCAAGGCGGGGTACGAGGCCGATGAGCAGAAGGCGCTGCGGGCCCAGGAGGATCAGATTCTTTTGGCTCGCGCGCGACTTCCTGGAAGCACCCTGGCTTTGCCGGATCGCTCGCAGGCGGGGAATAATCCTTTGGCAGCGCATGGCCTGCATAAGCTGAGCGTTCTGGGCGGCCGGGAGGAGCAGGGGGCGCTTTTTTCGATGCGTTTGCGCTGGGGTCTTCATGATCTTTTGGATGCGCCGCAGGGTTTCAATCCCTACTATCACATTAACTTTTTTGATTTGAGTCTTTGGCAGCGTTCGGATGAGAAGGCTCCTGATTATCGGCTGAATATTGTGGAGCTGATGTCGCTGCAGCCGTTTGAACGCGTGGATCCAGCGGGAAGCTGGGCGGTTATCTGTGGCGTGCATTGCGAGGAGGAGGGGCCGCGGCCCCACTGTCAGGGTGCTTATGGGATCGCTGGGGAGCTGATGGCGAACCGTTCGCTTTTTTATTTTTTGCCGGGGACGAATCTTACCATAACCAGTTTTACTGCCGAGATTCGCGCGGGCTGGTATCACGCCTGGACGGATCATTGGCGTCAGCTGATCGAGTTGGTGCCGAAAAAGACCCTGGAGCGGGACAGCAGGCTTCGTTGGGATTGGAGCTGGGAACAGCGTGTGAGTTTGAATCGATCCTGGCAGGTGGAATGGCGTCTGGCGCGTGAGGAAAGGCTACAGACCTTGCTGGGGCTTGGACAGTTTTTTTAA